The Allorhodopirellula heiligendammensis genome includes a window with the following:
- a CDS encoding aspartate:alanine exchanger family transporter translates to MDPLLALLVIISVGLALGKVSIRGISIGTSSILFVALLAGHLGIRIPSGLGTLGLALFVYCVGIAAGPTFFRGLASSARVMATLGAVMVASGVAVTWICAKLFSLPADIAAGLMSGALTSTPALGAASEAVAEPEHVAVAFGVAYPFGIAIIVLFVQVMLKQSRASEVAPESDSGNETSPRSQDEPNIQRLVVEIVNPGVVGKRPSEVAASADLPCQISRVYLNQRWRPIPYDYVFAHGDRVVLVGEQEEGQRVAQALGVLCDLQDVVLDGDRERKEVVVTSPEICGRTLKELRLRSRFGVTVTRVRRFDKGFVPSARTRIEFGDTLALVGEPADLLRVLKVVGHRPRTLNETDLLSLAIGLTIGLIVGQVSIELGGVSASLGTAGGPLCVGLILGHFRRIGFVTGTFPPAAQILMTEGGLALFLTDAGVQAGANVWAVLQQQGVVLCVAAIAIATVPLTAGYLMAIHVFGLSKLQSLGAACGGMTSTPGLAALTSSTDSSEPVTSYIAAYPVSLVLITIAAPLLVKLI, encoded by the coding sequence GTGGATCCATTGCTCGCCCTCCTTGTCATCATTTCTGTCGGCCTGGCTCTAGGCAAAGTCTCGATTCGCGGCATTTCGATTGGGACTTCGTCGATCCTGTTCGTCGCGTTACTTGCCGGGCATCTTGGCATCCGGATCCCAAGTGGCCTGGGAACATTGGGCTTGGCACTATTTGTCTATTGCGTTGGCATCGCAGCTGGCCCCACGTTCTTCCGCGGTCTCGCCTCGAGTGCACGGGTGATGGCGACGCTCGGAGCAGTGATGGTGGCATCGGGCGTGGCAGTCACTTGGATATGCGCGAAATTATTCAGCTTGCCCGCAGACATTGCTGCGGGATTGATGTCCGGCGCACTGACCAGCACCCCAGCGTTGGGCGCTGCTAGCGAGGCAGTCGCTGAACCCGAGCACGTAGCAGTCGCCTTTGGAGTTGCTTATCCGTTTGGAATCGCGATTATTGTTTTGTTCGTTCAAGTAATGCTTAAGCAGTCTCGCGCCTCAGAAGTAGCCCCAGAGTCAGACAGCGGGAACGAGACCTCCCCGCGTAGCCAAGATGAACCCAATATTCAGCGGCTGGTTGTTGAAATTGTGAACCCGGGCGTTGTCGGAAAACGGCCCAGCGAAGTGGCTGCATCGGCAGACCTACCCTGCCAAATATCTCGGGTGTACCTAAATCAGCGTTGGCGTCCAATACCGTACGACTACGTATTCGCGCACGGCGACCGCGTGGTGTTGGTTGGCGAGCAGGAAGAGGGGCAACGAGTTGCCCAAGCACTTGGGGTGCTCTGCGATCTTCAAGACGTTGTTCTTGACGGGGACCGCGAACGCAAGGAGGTCGTGGTCACTTCTCCAGAAATCTGCGGTCGCACCTTGAAAGAACTTCGACTTCGCTCTCGTTTTGGTGTGACCGTGACCCGCGTCCGCCGATTCGACAAGGGGTTTGTCCCCTCAGCAAGAACGCGGATCGAGTTCGGCGACACCCTCGCCTTGGTCGGTGAACCAGCGGATCTACTCCGGGTTTTGAAAGTTGTCGGCCACCGCCCACGAACGCTCAATGAAACCGATCTACTTTCATTGGCAATCGGTCTCACGATAGGCCTGATTGTTGGTCAGGTCTCCATTGAGCTGGGCGGAGTCTCTGCATCGCTCGGCACGGCGGGTGGCCCGTTGTGTGTCGGTTTGATTTTGGGGCACTTTCGCCGCATCGGATTTGTTACTGGGACGTTTCCACCAGCGGCACAGATCCTGATGACCGAAGGTGGACTCGCACTGTTTCTGACGGATGCCGGGGTACAGGCGGGCGCGAATGTCTGGGCGGTGCTGCAGCAACAAGGTGTCGTCTTATGCGTGGCTGCCATCGCCATTGCGACGGTCCCGCTGACGGCCGGCTATCTGATGGCGATTCATGTGTTTGGACTATCGAAACTACAATCACTCGGTGCTGCGTGTGGCGGAATGACGTCAACGCCCGGCCTGGCTGCGCTGACGAGCTCCACCGATTCCAGCGAACCGGTCACTAGCTACATCGCCGCCTACCCTGTCTCGCTGGTCCTAATCACCATCGCCGCCCCTCTATTGGTTAAACTTATCTAG